From the genome of Pseudomonas bubulae:
GGCAACCCCGAGCACTTTGACGAACGCCTGTTTGCCACCAAGCCGCACCCGGGACAAATGCAGGTCGCTGCCTGGATCCGTCAGGACCTCGCCATCGATACCCCCACCGCACCGTTGCATCGCCTGCAAGACCGCTACTCGCTGCGTTGCGCGCCCCATGTGCTGGGCGTGCTGGCAGACAGCCTGAGCTGGCTGCGCGGGTTTATCGAGACCGAACTCAACAGCGCCAACGACAACCCGATCATTGACGCCGAAGAGGAGCGCGTACTGCACGGCGGGCACTTCTACGGCGGCCATATCGCCTTTGCGATGGACAGCCTCAAGACCTTGGTGGCCAACGTCGCCGACCTGCTCGACCGCCAGCTCGCCCTGCTGGTGGACGTACGCTACAACCACGGCCTGCCGAGCAACCTGTCGGGCGCCAGCGCAGAACGGGCAATGCTCAACCACGGCTTTAAAGCGGTGCAGATAGGTACCAGCGCCTGGACTGCCGAGGCATTGAAAAACACCATGCCGGCCAGCGTCTTCTCACGCTCCACGGAATGCCATAACCAGGACAAGGTGAGCATGGGCACCATCGCCGCTCGTGATGCGATCCGCGTACTGGAGTTGACCGAGCAGGTGGCAGCGGCCACCTTGCTGGCTGCCCATCAGGGCGTTTGGCTGCGCAGCCGTGCCGAAGACGCTCGCCCGTTGCCGCCGGCGCTGGCGCAGATGCATGCCGAACTGGCCAAAGATTTTGCCCCCGTGGTTGAAGACCGCGCCCTGGAAGCCGAACTGCGTTTGTGCCTGAGCCGCATCGCCCAACAACACTGGAGGCTGCATGCGTAGTAAAGGGGTTTTTCACGTTGATACCGAAGTGTTGGTGCCGTTTTTCGACATCGATACCATGCACGTGGTGTGGCACGGGCATTACGTCAAATACCTCGAAGTGGCGCGCTGTGCGCTGCTTGACCATATCGGTCACAACTACACGCAGATGCTCGAAGCGGGTTATGCGTGGCCGGTGATCGACATGCAGTTGCGTTATGTCCGCGGCGCCACGTTCGGCCAGCGGATCAACGTGCGCGCCAGCCTGGTGGAATGGGAGAACCGCCTGAAGATTAATTATCTGATTAGCGATGCGGTCACGGGTGAGCGTTTGACTAGGGCAGTTACAGTGCAGGTGGCAGTTGAAATTGAGAGCCGGGAGATGCAATTGGCCTCGCCTGGGTGTTTTGTGCGGGCTGTAGAGCGGGTGCTGTCATGAATGGATCAAAAGCCCCTCACCCTAGCCCTCTCCCAAAGGGAGAGGGGATTGACCGCGGCGCACTCAAGAACTCAGCCATTCTGCCCCCTCTCCCTCTGGGAGAGGGCAAAGGCCGCACCCGTCTCTCATTGCTGTTCGCCGCCTTGCTGTTCACCCCACTGGCCCACGCCTTCGACCTGCAACAACTGAGCGAACAACTGGCCAAGCCCCAGGTGATCCACGGTGATTTCATCCAGGAAAAACACCTGCGCGCGCTGCCCAAGCCACTCACCAGCACCGGCACATTTGTCCTGGCCAAGGACCACGGCCTGCTCTGGCAACTGAAAACCCCGCTGCAACAGGATTACCGCATCAACGCCCGGGGCATCGCCCGACGCGACGGCACGCAATGGCAGATGCTCCCGGGCAAAAGCGCGGGCGCTGAGCAGAACCGTTTGTTCCTCGCTGTTTTGCAAGGCGACAGCAGCGGCCTGCAACGTGATTTCGACCTGCAATTACAAGGCGAACCCAGCCGCTGGGCGCTGACGCTGACACCACGTTCACTGCTGCTCAAGCAAGTGTTCACCCGGATCAATATTGAAGGCGGCGAGCTGGTGCAACGTATCGAACTGCAAGAAGCCCAAGGTGACAGCACGCTGCTAAAAATGCCAAACAGCGTCGGCAATCAACCCTTGAGCAACGCGGAGCAAAACGACTTTGCGCAGTGAGCGCTGGCTGCCACGGGCCTTTCTGGTTCTGTTGCTGGCCGTGATGGCACTGGCTGGCTGGCAGTGGCGCCACGGTGCGCCGCTGTCGGCCAACCTGATGGAGCTGGTGCCGGGCGACACACCGGATGCGCTGGAGCTCAGCGCCGAACAGCGCATGCAAGAGCCCCTGAACCGCGAAATGCTGGTGCTGGTCGCCAGTGCAGACCGTCAGCAGGCGATCGCCAGCGCTCAACAATTGGGCGAGCAATGGCAAGCCAGCGGCCTGTTTGAAAAGGTCCAGTGGGACCTGCAAGCCGACCTCCCGGCCCTGCGCGAGCAACTGCTGCGCGGGCGTCTGGCGATGCTCTCGAACGCCGACCGTACCCAGTTGATCGAACACCCCGAGGCCTTTATCCAGCAGCGGGTGCAGGCGTTGTTCGACCCCTTTACCGGCTTTAGCCTGGTGCCCAGCCAGGATGACTGGCTGGGCCTGACCGGTCGCATTCAAAACAGC
Proteins encoded in this window:
- a CDS encoding aromatic amino acid ammonia-lyase; translation: MTTHPHEPVTFGQTPLRIEDVLALANRQAPTRLQDDPDYRERIAKGARFLDSLLDKEGVIYGVTTGYGDSCVVAVPLEHVEALPRHLYTFHGCGLGKLLDAQATRAVLAARLQSLCHGVSGVRIELLERLQAFIAHDILPLIPEEGSVGASGDLTPLSYVAATLSGEREVLFKGERRLAADVHRELGWTPLVLRPKEALALMNGTAVMTGLACLAYARADYLLKLATRITALNVVALQGNPEHFDERLFATKPHPGQMQVAAWIRQDLAIDTPTAPLHRLQDRYSLRCAPHVLGVLADSLSWLRGFIETELNSANDNPIIDAEEERVLHGGHFYGGHIAFAMDSLKTLVANVADLLDRQLALLVDVRYNHGLPSNLSGASAERAMLNHGFKAVQIGTSAWTAEALKNTMPASVFSRSTECHNQDKVSMGTIAARDAIRVLELTEQVAAATLLAAHQGVWLRSRAEDARPLPPALAQMHAELAKDFAPVVEDRALEAELRLCLSRIAQQHWRLHA
- a CDS encoding thioesterase family protein, with the translated sequence MRSKGVFHVDTEVLVPFFDIDTMHVVWHGHYVKYLEVARCALLDHIGHNYTQMLEAGYAWPVIDMQLRYVRGATFGQRINVRASLVEWENRLKINYLISDAVTGERLTRAVTVQVAVEIESREMQLASPGCFVRAVERVLS
- a CDS encoding outer membrane lipoprotein carrier protein LolA, with translation MNGSKAPHPSPLPKGEGIDRGALKNSAILPPLPLGEGKGRTRLSLLFAALLFTPLAHAFDLQQLSEQLAKPQVIHGDFIQEKHLRALPKPLTSTGTFVLAKDHGLLWQLKTPLQQDYRINARGIARRDGTQWQMLPGKSAGAEQNRLFLAVLQGDSSGLQRDFDLQLQGEPSRWALTLTPRSLLLKQVFTRINIEGGELVQRIELQEAQGDSTLLKMPNSVGNQPLSNAEQNDFAQ